From a single Gimesia fumaroli genomic region:
- a CDS encoding EF-hand domain-containing protein yields the protein MNLQQYPCFTVRLVVVTGIILSFSRHSTAQVEFPLIALKPGQPVSEALFLSVDTNEDGRISLKEYQGNSDQNENLRRSGQFNQHDSNNDKYLSRNEFKYAPLAHPGRRLRFEWKDQNRDQKLVLSEILRGESGRRAALAKHVLKRYDSNQDEMLSFKEWEQSPDCNRELGSQLLKTNDLDGDDRVSYQDVLENANQKYMKELAEHIKKFDLNQDQFLSRDEFPVKTNLFDGSTTLWGGDYRVIFKRLDTDANNVLDQKEFKKYEFPEYVKKNEYTRARYHQFQTNVEKIFDRFDQDQNHQLSLDEFRPPVDLFFTRLDQDQSNGLNLDEYRVWVSKKISHQKVKYDFDLYDQDHDRSISLDEFKVTPLFYPSDDIFFGFLDIDSSKSLSLSEFLRQKPASASADLKWNFHRYDADNDDELSLLEYRDRGTGVELDSITLFKQKDIDQNGKLTQKEFILRIKSKREVDWALKTFSIADEDKDELLTPAEFKLSPIGRPDVFSKLEYYDLDKNGNLSFKEWVATKAYPNSDLYESMFELYDTNQNQLIEIGEFKYTPLGGPSSKLRFEWKDLNRDGKLTKEEALRGEYFRLAALMRHIHTRFDSNKDSFLSYSEWEQTPAHLLRFRDLLLGIRDYDGDDQISLKDCLGTRTGDNADKIKKYFAAFDANQDQFLQRSEFPIITDLFNGTGLLFREDYQVVFKKLDIDKNGLVDRNEFKKRQLTKGQQKQAWAINRKKAFVKYADQTFDRLDSNKDQQLSLDEFTPSWELLFSRVDVDQDQRLEISELALVLSGLDPKDLEYEFQLHDENKNQALSQTEFSSLSYFYPDGNKLFALYDRDQNSKLSLSEFQAQKPTAYAAALKRTFHYYDANNDDYLNQDEFKNQGAGLERDSITVFNEKDTNGDKKLSADEFLSGKRDREIEGATTNFKQADTDQDQYLTAVEFKLTPAGRPDALSKLEYLDTNGDGSLSLVEFNSKHKYRQLMFMGFIFDRFDQNQDGQLSLEEFKKTPVAQPIGLLGIPDKNGDRKLNLSDFTSNKSGKRLELAKFYFSKFDINQDGWLRHDEFPVPVDPTIPKYSILYDSEMAFLRLDTDGDQLLSLEEFRDRQTPNDPWSKTEYEDWLKTADDLFAKRDLNHDNKLSVTEFSSETPLANWIIADGEILHSIPEIMFHEWSFFSMDRNKDQQLSADEYLRNKPKKVLEKVKEQFQQVDFDKNKSLTFEEYKYHPSTLYIPWEDFWWRDKDHDHFLNAEEFSVRYYRTFPILGQRTLEAFDDNKDGKLSYTEFRKTPDANPIGLSISRVRDNNNDGKVELGEFAGMLQGGAKLLAEEHFTIYDRDKNGELSWDEFPYRLNNTSFPTPAIFAYYDKNQDQLLTFVEMYPDEKKKNGSPGTYALTNQKRFQTLDRNRDGFVNWEEYKTSDPGTRMKNPKQRPRNVAVTFTGGTPAAWIRPEDRPVPPSAISIFKNKDKDNDSQLSFSEYLGRHYSPKSEAAAKIIFAHFNRNSDDYLSFDEFKACPMANPNAEILFSSRDQNQDKQVDLKEFIAYRTGAGPQKYLGEIFKRFDSDEDGTLSLNEFKATPDAKPTSDIVLPTRDINGDGKLAISEFSDVPTDKPSQTLQTQFEWLDLNHDGFLTLAELKLNDPIIPSPDPEVANVNSNKPWSVSRNMLIGIGVILVLGLLILVYKAGKMSAAR from the coding sequence ATGAATTTACAGCAATATCCTTGTTTCACTGTTCGGTTGGTCGTCGTTACGGGCATTATTTTAAGTTTTTCTAGGCATAGCACTGCGCAAGTAGAGTTTCCTCTCATTGCACTCAAACCTGGACAGCCAGTTTCTGAAGCTCTGTTCCTCAGTGTTGATACAAATGAAGATGGCAGAATATCTCTTAAAGAATATCAGGGAAATTCTGACCAAAATGAAAATCTGCGACGAAGTGGGCAATTTAATCAGCATGATTCAAACAATGACAAGTATCTTTCCCGAAATGAATTTAAGTATGCTCCTCTTGCTCATCCCGGCAGACGACTTCGTTTTGAATGGAAAGATCAAAATCGTGACCAGAAGCTCGTGTTGAGTGAAATACTCCGCGGAGAATCTGGTCGTCGCGCTGCGTTAGCGAAACACGTTTTGAAACGATACGATTCAAATCAAGATGAGATGCTTTCCTTCAAAGAATGGGAACAATCGCCTGATTGCAATCGAGAACTTGGAAGTCAGTTATTGAAGACCAATGATTTAGACGGAGATGATCGCGTCAGTTATCAAGATGTTCTGGAAAACGCAAACCAGAAATATATGAAAGAGTTGGCTGAGCACATCAAGAAATTCGATCTTAATCAGGACCAGTTTCTCAGTCGTGATGAATTTCCCGTAAAGACGAATTTGTTTGATGGTTCGACAACGCTTTGGGGGGGGGACTATCGCGTTATCTTTAAGCGACTTGATACTGATGCGAATAATGTCCTTGATCAGAAGGAATTCAAGAAATATGAATTTCCTGAATATGTGAAGAAAAATGAGTATACGCGCGCCCGTTATCATCAGTTTCAAACGAATGTAGAAAAAATATTCGATCGATTTGACCAAGACCAGAATCATCAACTGAGTCTGGATGAGTTCCGTCCTCCTGTCGATTTATTTTTTACGAGACTCGATCAAGATCAAAGCAATGGTCTCAATCTAGATGAGTATCGAGTCTGGGTTTCAAAAAAAATCTCACATCAGAAAGTAAAGTATGATTTTGATCTCTATGATCAAGATCACGATCGGTCTATTTCCCTCGATGAATTCAAAGTCACACCGTTATTTTATCCCAGTGACGACATTTTCTTTGGATTTCTTGATATTGACAGTAGTAAAAGTCTTTCTCTTTCTGAGTTTTTAAGACAAAAGCCTGCTTCCGCGTCGGCTGATTTAAAATGGAACTTTCATCGTTACGATGCTGATAACGATGATGAACTCAGTCTGCTTGAATATCGTGATCGTGGTACAGGCGTTGAATTGGATTCCATTACGTTGTTTAAGCAGAAGGATATCGATCAAAATGGAAAACTGACTCAAAAAGAGTTTATTCTGAGAATTAAATCAAAGCGGGAAGTCGATTGGGCTCTCAAAACATTTTCGATTGCTGATGAAGATAAAGACGAATTATTGACTCCTGCGGAATTCAAGTTAAGTCCGATTGGACGGCCCGATGTGTTTTCAAAGTTAGAATATTATGATTTAGATAAGAATGGGAATCTTTCTTTTAAGGAGTGGGTCGCTACAAAGGCCTATCCGAATTCTGATTTGTATGAGTCCATGTTTGAACTGTACGATACGAATCAGAATCAATTAATTGAAATTGGCGAGTTCAAATATACTCCCTTGGGAGGGCCATCCAGCAAACTTCGCTTTGAATGGAAAGACCTGAATCGGGATGGTAAGTTAACAAAAGAAGAAGCCTTGCGGGGAGAATATTTTCGCCTGGCCGCTTTGATGCGTCACATACATACCAGATTTGATTCAAATAAAGACTCTTTTCTTTCTTATTCGGAGTGGGAACAAACGCCCGCCCACCTTCTACGATTCAGGGATCTGTTATTAGGTATCAGAGATTATGATGGTGATGACCAGATCAGTCTGAAAGATTGTCTGGGGACTCGCACTGGAGACAATGCGGATAAGATTAAAAAATATTTTGCAGCATTCGATGCTAATCAAGATCAATTCTTACAACGCTCCGAATTTCCCATTATTACGGATTTATTTAATGGTACGGGGCTTTTATTCAGAGAGGACTATCAAGTTGTATTCAAAAAACTGGACATTGATAAGAATGGTTTGGTCGATCGGAATGAGTTTAAGAAACGACAATTGACAAAAGGTCAACAGAAACAAGCTTGGGCCATTAATCGGAAAAAAGCGTTTGTCAAATATGCCGATCAAACGTTTGATCGCCTAGATTCTAATAAAGATCAGCAACTCAGTTTAGATGAATTTACCCCATCTTGGGAATTACTCTTTTCGCGCGTTGATGTCGATCAGGATCAACGTTTGGAGATTTCTGAGCTTGCATTAGTTCTTTCCGGACTTGATCCCAAAGATCTGGAATACGAATTCCAGTTACATGATGAAAATAAAAATCAGGCACTTTCGCAAACAGAGTTTTCGAGCTTGAGTTATTTCTATCCTGATGGAAACAAATTGTTTGCTCTGTATGACAGAGATCAAAATTCAAAACTGAGTCTGTCTGAGTTTCAAGCACAGAAACCCACTGCTTATGCGGCTGCTCTGAAACGCACATTTCATTATTATGACGCCAATAATGATGACTATCTGAATCAGGATGAATTTAAGAATCAGGGGGCTGGTTTAGAACGGGATTCTATTACTGTTTTTAATGAAAAAGATACGAATGGAGATAAAAAACTCTCTGCTGATGAATTTTTATCTGGAAAACGGGATCGGGAAATCGAAGGAGCAACTACGAATTTCAAACAGGCTGACACAGATCAGGACCAATATTTGACTGCTGTCGAATTCAAATTGACTCCAGCTGGGCGGCCGGATGCCCTCTCAAAACTGGAATATCTGGATACCAACGGCGATGGCTCATTATCACTGGTTGAATTTAATTCAAAACATAAATATCGGCAATTAATGTTTATGGGTTTTATTTTTGATCGCTTCGACCAGAATCAAGATGGGCAGCTCAGTTTGGAAGAATTCAAAAAAACTCCCGTTGCACAACCCATTGGTCTTTTGGGGATACCAGATAAAAATGGAGACCGCAAATTAAATCTATCTGATTTTACAAGTAATAAATCAGGAAAACGACTTGAGTTGGCTAAATTCTATTTTTCCAAATTTGATATCAATCAAGATGGCTGGCTTCGCCATGATGAGTTTCCTGTTCCTGTTGATCCGACGATTCCGAAATACTCGATTCTTTATGATTCTGAGATGGCATTTCTCCGTTTAGATACTGATGGAGATCAGTTGCTAAGTTTAGAGGAATTTCGAGACCGTCAGACGCCTAATGATCCCTGGTCGAAAACAGAATATGAAGACTGGCTCAAAACAGCAGATGACCTTTTTGCTAAACGAGATCTAAATCACGACAACAAGTTGTCAGTCACAGAGTTTTCATCAGAGACACCACTGGCAAATTGGATCATTGCAGATGGAGAAATCTTACATTCCATACCGGAAATCATGTTTCATGAATGGTCATTCTTCTCCATGGACCGTAATAAAGATCAGCAATTAAGTGCAGATGAATATTTGAGAAATAAACCCAAAAAGGTTCTTGAAAAAGTAAAAGAACAATTTCAGCAAGTCGATTTTGATAAAAATAAGTCTCTGACTTTTGAGGAATATAAATATCATCCCAGTACGCTTTATATCCCCTGGGAAGATTTCTGGTGGCGCGATAAAGACCATGATCATTTTCTAAACGCTGAAGAATTCAGCGTTCGGTACTATCGTACTTTTCCGATATTAGGGCAGCGCACGCTGGAAGCTTTTGATGATAATAAGGATGGAAAACTCAGTTATACAGAATTTCGAAAAACACCCGATGCAAATCCCATTGGGCTTTCTATTTCACGAGTAAGAGATAATAACAATGATGGAAAAGTGGAATTAGGAGAATTTGCAGGCATGTTGCAAGGAGGTGCCAAACTTCTCGCAGAAGAGCACTTTACAATATATGATCGTGATAAAAATGGAGAATTAAGTTGGGATGAATTTCCTTATCGACTCAATAACACATCGTTTCCAACTCCAGCGATATTTGCATACTATGACAAAAATCAGGATCAGCTTCTTACTTTTGTAGAGATGTATCCTGATGAAAAGAAAAAGAATGGTTCTCCAGGAACTTATGCATTAACCAATCAAAAGAGGTTCCAAACCCTGGATCGGAATCGTGATGGTTTTGTCAATTGGGAAGAGTACAAAACGAGTGATCCTGGTACACGAATGAAAAATCCAAAACAACGTCCTCGTAATGTCGCGGTTACGTTTACAGGAGGTACACCAGCAGCCTGGATTCGTCCAGAAGATCGTCCTGTACCTCCCAGTGCCATCTCGATCTTTAAAAATAAAGACAAAGATAATGATTCTCAATTAAGCTTTTCCGAATATCTTGGAAGGCATTACTCTCCAAAATCGGAAGCTGCTGCTAAAATCATTTTTGCGCACTTCAATCGAAATTCCGACGATTATTTGTCGTTCGATGAATTTAAAGCTTGCCCAATGGCAAATCCAAATGCTGAGATCCTTTTTTCAAGTCGCGACCAAAACCAGGATAAACAAGTAGATCTCAAAGAATTTATTGCTTATCGAACGGGAGCAGGCCCTCAAAAATATTTGGGAGAAATTTTTAAACGCTTTGACTCGGATGAAGATGGCACACTGAGTCTCAATGAATTCAAGGCAACTCCAGACGCTAAGCCGACAAGCGATATCGTGTTACCGACAAGAGACATTAATGGCGATGGAAAACTTGCAATATCAGAATTTAGTGATGTGCCCACCGATAAACCATCGCAAACTCTCCAAACTCAGTTTGAATGGCTCGATTTGAATCATGATGGGTTCTTGACTCTGGCAGAATTGAAACTGAACGATCCAATTATTCCGTCTCCCGATCCAGAAGTCGCAAATGTTAATTCCAATAAACCTTGGTCGGTCTCAAGAAACATGCTGATCGGTATTGGAGTTATTTTAGTGCTTGGTCTTCTAATTCTTGTATATAAAGCCGGGAAGATGAGTGCAGCCCGTTAA
- a CDS encoding CREC-EF hand family protein, whose translation MDISEYLAGSIGKVADAKDKEFTKWDLDKDRRLTFEEFRKRGFVPSKNHKPNHKLEFKRRDRNRDQKLSLQEFMLKVPPDALKWRRMAFFRADLNEDLSLTFEEYVDRGTGRLLSPQYLFFQRDFNDDEALSEEEFLAGIKKKEQIQRAQSLFALHDYNSDGTLTFKEYRVTPYARPDLQAHFVGRDQDENNMLDVRELTLFYPPRASNWMSKSFRQFDTNNDQFLDWEEYQARDIELKRRRKLANSWSMEEWLTASILLVDGLLVLVFVFWLGKRQPKTSTKESKTFVAHS comes from the coding sequence ATGGACATTTCCGAGTATCTGGCAGGCAGTATCGGAAAAGTTGCTGATGCCAAGGACAAAGAATTTACGAAATGGGATCTCGACAAAGATCGCAGACTTACTTTTGAGGAATTTCGCAAGCGTGGTTTTGTTCCTTCCAAGAATCATAAGCCAAATCACAAACTTGAATTCAAGCGGCGTGATCGGAATCGGGACCAGAAACTGAGTCTACAGGAGTTTATGCTCAAGGTTCCTCCTGACGCGCTAAAATGGCGACGTATGGCGTTCTTTCGCGCTGATCTGAATGAAGATCTCTCATTAACCTTTGAGGAATATGTTGATCGCGGGACAGGTCGGTTACTCAGTCCGCAATATCTGTTCTTTCAACGGGATTTCAATGATGATGAGGCACTTTCTGAGGAGGAGTTTCTAGCTGGAATCAAAAAGAAAGAACAAATTCAGAGAGCGCAGTCGTTGTTTGCTTTGCATGATTATAACAGTGATGGAACGCTCACTTTTAAAGAATATCGTGTGACGCCTTATGCACGGCCTGACTTGCAGGCCCATTTCGTGGGGCGTGATCAGGATGAAAATAATATGCTCGATGTGCGTGAGCTAACATTGTTTTATCCTCCCCGTGCTTCGAACTGGATGTCAAAAAGTTTTCGTCAATTTGATACAAACAATGATCAGTTTTTAGATTGGGAAGAATACCAGGCGCGTGACATTGAACTAAAACGTAGACGCAAACTGGCAAACTCCTGGTCAATGGAAGAGTGGTTAACAGCAAGTATTTTACTTGTTGACGGATTGCTTGTGCTCGTCTTTGTGTTCTGGTTGGGGAAACGCCAGCCAAAAACTTCTACTAAAGAGTCAAAAACATTCGTTGCTCACAGTTAA
- a CDS encoding DUF1559 family PulG-like putative transporter: MIQHNKNRRSGFTLIELLVVISIIAILVALILPAVQQAREAARKTQCRNHLKQLALALHNYHDSHQVFPPGGVAIDPANHVVICASGIGFGAIDVWSEASGGAGKQGTSWMLHILPYIDQANRYNQWNFTKSVSDNVAVAERNIPIFYCPSRRNGIRSSDTAIMFQNWSAGGNDYGGCVGGCNGWHDCGAHESWIVPDGNRPAGPCKGIFQVNSNTRMAHITDGTSNTFMLGELQRLNEGTDNTTSRDGWAVGAVSVMFSSCSNGTECDGPNGAHFEDMGSEHVGGAFVALADGSVHFISNSINQTILRYLGSIAGDGPSGFTQ; encoded by the coding sequence ATGATCCAGCATAATAAAAATCGCCGTAGTGGTTTTACGCTAATAGAGCTATTGGTCGTGATTAGTATCATTGCGATTTTAGTCGCTCTGATACTGCCGGCTGTGCAGCAGGCTCGTGAGGCGGCTCGTAAAACTCAGTGCCGTAATCATCTCAAGCAGCTGGCATTAGCGTTACACAACTATCATGACTCACATCAGGTCTTTCCGCCTGGTGGGGTCGCCATTGACCCTGCAAATCATGTTGTGATTTGCGCATCGGGGATCGGTTTTGGTGCCATTGATGTCTGGTCAGAAGCATCCGGAGGCGCAGGCAAGCAGGGAACCAGTTGGATGCTGCATATCCTGCCGTATATAGATCAGGCCAATCGCTACAATCAGTGGAATTTTACGAAGAGCGTCTCTGATAATGTCGCTGTGGCGGAACGTAATATTCCGATTTTCTATTGTCCTTCCCGACGGAACGGAATCAGGAGTTCGGATACCGCCATCATGTTTCAAAACTGGAGTGCCGGCGGCAATGACTACGGTGGCTGTGTTGGCGGATGCAACGGCTGGCATGACTGTGGCGCTCATGAGAGCTGGATTGTTCCTGATGGCAACCGTCCGGCCGGACCATGTAAAGGCATCTTTCAGGTCAACTCAAATACTCGGATGGCTCATATTACCGATGGAACCAGCAATACATTTATGTTGGGAGAGCTACAGCGTCTGAATGAGGGAACGGACAATACAACGAGCCGCGATGGTTGGGCGGTAGGCGCTGTTTCTGTCATGTTTTCCAGCTGCAGTAACGGGACCGAATGTGATGGACCGAATGGGGCTCACTTTGAAGATATGGGGAGCGAGCACGTTGGTGGTGCCTTCGTTGCGCTGGCTGATGGGTCCGTTCATTTCATTAGCAATTCCATTAACCAGACAATCCTAAGATATCTTGGCAGTATTGCCGGCGATGGCCCCTCTGGCTTTACTCAATAA
- a CDS encoding DUF1559 family PulG-like putative transporter, translated as MTISFQCKKCGKSYKVSDEKAGKKFKCRQCTAPVRIPEADVDDFSDNWEEEEAEYAPAPRRRPRSASKKSKPKQNHKKKSSAGSNQNLLIIGGIIVLLALGGGGYFFFAGRPGRNLVKSITDKADDIINSEGGSGSQKVKVSELDNMKKIGRAFHDYHDSFTRFPPADAHLVDGKPLLSWRVHLLPFLGQAELYKQFNLQAPWDSPQNSALLEKMPDVFQCTGVNQPGYTSIMTFSGEGTPFSGGRGVRLRDIRDGSSNTILCVIAGPDKAVPWTQPVDLPFNSGNPSSVLGQSPNGSFLSVAADGSIRKITSDLPAQTLRNLIQHQDGNPL; from the coding sequence ATGACCATCAGCTTCCAATGCAAAAAGTGTGGTAAGAGCTACAAAGTCAGCGATGAGAAAGCCGGCAAGAAATTCAAGTGCCGTCAGTGTACCGCACCCGTTCGTATCCCTGAAGCTGATGTGGACGACTTCTCTGACAACTGGGAAGAGGAAGAAGCCGAATATGCCCCGGCTCCGCGACGTCGCCCTCGAAGTGCTTCAAAGAAAAGTAAGCCGAAACAAAATCATAAGAAAAAGTCGAGTGCTGGTTCAAACCAGAACCTCCTGATCATCGGCGGAATCATAGTATTACTGGCACTTGGTGGAGGCGGGTATTTCTTTTTCGCCGGAAGACCAGGAAGAAATCTCGTCAAATCAATTACTGATAAAGCGGACGATATCATTAACTCTGAAGGTGGCTCCGGATCTCAGAAAGTCAAGGTTTCTGAACTTGACAACATGAAGAAAATCGGCCGCGCCTTTCATGACTATCATGATTCCTTCACGCGTTTCCCTCCTGCGGATGCTCATCTCGTCGATGGGAAACCCCTCTTGAGTTGGCGTGTCCACCTGCTTCCCTTTCTTGGCCAGGCAGAACTTTATAAACAATTCAATTTGCAGGCCCCCTGGGACAGTCCACAGAATAGCGCTCTTCTGGAAAAAATGCCTGATGTATTTCAATGCACGGGAGTCAACCAGCCTGGCTACACATCGATCATGACCTTTTCAGGTGAAGGGACCCCCTTCTCAGGTGGACGCGGTGTACGCTTACGAGATATTCGTGATGGCTCTTCAAATACTATTCTCTGCGTGATAGCAGGTCCAGATAAAGCAGTTCCCTGGACCCAACCAGTTGATCTGCCGTTTAATTCTGGCAACCCGTCCAGTGTTTTGGGACAGTCTCCCAATGGCTCATTTTTATCTGTTGCAGCAGATGGCTCAATTCGCAAGATCACGTCGGATCTCCCTGCGCAAACACTACGAAACCTGATCCAGCATCAAGACGGAAATCCGCTGTAA